The proteins below come from a single Xenopus tropicalis strain Nigerian chromosome 9, UCB_Xtro_10.0, whole genome shotgun sequence genomic window:
- the LOC100494592 gene encoding serine/threonine-protein kinase N2, which yields MILEQEEGGFEPEEDTVANFTATSFSVPSACEEASSGSESVTELLGAEEASDSAMPRSLENFNLGKVLGEGTFGKVFLAEYKDTKQLCAIKTLKKERIIAKNDIKSVFKEKRILQKVTSAEHPFLVSLYTTFQSENHLFFVMEYLPGGDLCHLLEHQGAFEESKAMFYTACVVLGLEELHRNNIVHR from the exons ATGATCCTAGAACAGGAAGAGGGTGGATTTGAGCCAGAAGAGGACACGGTGGCAAACTTCACTGCCACCTCCTTTAGTGTCCCCTCAGCT TGTGAAGAAGCTTCCAGTGGCTCAGAGTCAGTCACCGAGCTACTAGGCGCAGAAGAAGCCTCTGATAG CGCCATGCCCAGATCTCTGGAAAACTTCAATCTGGGAAAAGTATTGGGTGAAGGCACCTTTGGAAAG GTGTTCCTGGCAGAGTACAAGGACACAAAACAACTGTGTGCCATAAAGACCCTCAAGAAAGAGAGGATTATTGCCAAGAATGATATCAAGAG TGTTTTCAAGGAGAAGCGAATCCTTCAGAAGGTTACCAGCGCAGAGCACCCATTCCTGGTTTCCTTATACACCACATTCCAGAGTGAGAATCACCTCTTTTTTGTAATGGAATATCTCCCTGGAGGTGATCTGTGCCATCTGCTCGAGCATCAAGGAGCATTTGAGGAATCAAAAGCCAT GTTTTACACTGCCTGTGTAGTCCTCGGCCTGGAGGAATTGCACCGCAACAATATTGTTCATAGGTAA